A single region of the bacterium genome encodes:
- a CDS encoding enoyl-CoA hydratase/isomerase family protein produces the protein MSELLLEKSGAIATLTFNRPEQMNTISIRMLDSLAEQLLELDRDP, from the coding sequence ATGAGTGAACTACTTCTCGAAAAATCCGGCGCGATCGCGACGCTGACTTTCAACCGACCCGAGCAGATGAACACCATCTCGATTCGCATGCTCGATTCTCTTGCGGAGCAGCTACTGGAGCTCGATCGCGATCCCGA